In Magnolia sinica isolate HGM2019 chromosome 12, MsV1, whole genome shotgun sequence, a single genomic region encodes these proteins:
- the LOC131221746 gene encoding receptor-like serine/threonine-protein kinase SD1-8 isoform X1 encodes MMECKSGKLFNLLSFFIFYCLCVQFSHAADTITQDQPLPDGKTLISAGEVFELGFFSPGKSKNHYVGIWYKKVTEQTVVWVANRRTPLSHSSGVLTINSNNGNLMILDEIGGNIMVTSDSATNHTSAWLLDTGNFILIEGNSTNDEGRIIWQSFDYPTDTYLPGMKLGLNRKSPQNSWMLSSWTSEEDPAPGDFTLGMDSDGLADQFLIRRARQNYWTSGPWNGHIFSLIPEMALSYNIFNYSYTSNEDGAYFICSLYDNTIISRLVMDVSGQLKQLIWLENSQSWNLFWSQPRTACDVYAACGAYGICDGSTSLCKCLHGFEPYSQREWDSGHRSKGCVRRTELNCGNQDRFLRLSGMTFSDNPLVLKNSSLSLEDCEFECRSNCFCIAYVSAHDNRAGCSLLDGELINIRETTFGNVPDVYVRLSASEFENNTSSDRGKKKRIQVISALTISLSILLLGSFMCCFCGRKLMHRGKRETSQEVLLRELGDDGSDDRELMNANRLREGGRKGLELPLYSFASIVAATDNFSPANKLGQGGFGPVYKGKLHDGQEIAVKRLSRSSGQGLEEFKNEIILIAKLQHMNLVRLLGCCIEGEEKILLYEYMPNKSLDFLLFDPTQGKLLDWGKRIHIIDGIAQGLLYLHKYSRLRVIHRDLKASNILLDGEMNPKISDFGMARIFGRNESEANTNRVVGTYGYMSPEYAMEGLFSEKSDVFSFGVLLLEIVSGKKNTNFYHSDRSLNLLGYAWELWKDGRVSELMDPMLGDTSTGSDILRFIQMGLLCVQESARDRPTMSNVVSMLSNKMATLANPKRPAFFLGRRGFEENSSKSRTENCSNNDVTISVIEAR; translated from the exons ATGATGGAATGCAAATCCGGCAAACTGTTTAATCTTCTTAGTTTCTTCATATTCTACTGCCTCTGCGTTCAATTTTCCCACGCGGCGGATACCATCACACAAGACCAACCACTCCCTGACGGGAAGACCTTGATTTCTGCTGGTGAGGTTTTCGAGCTGGGTTTCTTTAGCCCCGGCAAGTCCAAGAATCATTACGTGGGAATATGGTACAAGAAAGTCACGGAACAAACGGTTGTATGGGTTGCCAATAGGAGAACCCCGCTCTCACATTCATCTGGTGTCCTTACAATTAACAGCAATAATGGGAATCTGATGATCTTGGATGAGATTGGAGGCAACATCATGGTGACATCTGATTCTGCTACCAATCACACAAGTGCTTGGCTACTGGATACTGGAAACTTCATACTGATAGAAGGTAATTCAACTAATGATGAAGGCCGGATCATATGGCAAAGCTTTGATTATCCTACAGATACGTATCTCCCTGGCATGAAACTGGGGTTGAATAGAAAAAGTCCGCAAAACAGCTGGATGCTCTCTTCATGGACAAGTGAAGAAGACCCTGCTCCTGGGGACTTCACTTTGGGAATGGATTCCGATGGATTGGCTGATCAGTTTCTTATACGGAGAGCACGACAAAACTACTGGACTAGTGGCCCATGGAACGGGCACATTTTCTCCCTTATTCCCGAAATGGCTCTAAGTTATAATATCTTCAATTACAGCTACACATCGAATGAGGATGGGGCATATTTTATTTGTTCACTTTATGATAATACTATAATTTCAAGATTGGTGATGGACGTGTCTGGGCAACTCAAGCAATTGATATGGCTGGAGAACAGCCAATCTTGGAATTTGTTTTGGTCTCAACCAAGAACGGCATGTGATGTTTATGCTGCTTGTGGGGCATATGGTATCTGCGATGGTAGTACGTCCTTGTGCAAGTGCTTGCACGGGTTTGAGCCTTACTCTCAAAGAGAATGGGATTCAGGTCATAGATCAAAGGGGTGCGTGAGGCGAACAGAACTGAATTGTGGGAATCAAGATAGGTTCTTGCGGTTGAGTGGCATGACGTTTTCTGATAACCCTCTAGTTCTAAAGAATTCAAGTCTCAGCCTAGAAGATTGCGAATTTGAGTGCAGGAGTAACTGCTTTTGTATTGCTTATGTTTCTGCTCATGATAACAGAGCCGGATGTTCTTTGTTGGATGGAGAGTTGATAAATATTCGTGAGACGACCTTCGGCAATGTCCCTGATGTTTATGTTCGTCTCTCTGCTTCAGAGTTTG AAAACAATACAAGTTCAGacagaggaaagaagaagaggatacaagtaatcagtgcactaacaatctctctGTCCATACTTCTACTGGGCTCCTTTATGTGTTGTTTCTGTGGGCGAAAGCTAATGCATAGAG GGAAACGGGAAACAAGCCAAGAAGTATTATTGCGTGAGTTAGGAGATGATGGGTCAGATGACAGGGAACTCATGAATGCAAATAGGCTCAGAGAAGGTGGAAGGAAGGGTCTGGAGTTGCCGCTATACAGTTTTGCAAGTATAGTAGCTGCGACAGATAACTTCTCTCCAGCAAATAAGCTTGGGCAGGGTGGTTTTGGCCCTGTTTATAAG GGTAAGTTGCACGACGGACAAGAAATCGCTGTGAAAAGGCTTTCAAGGAGTTCTGGACAAGGCCTAgaagagttcaaaaatgagattaTACTTATTGCCAAACTCCAACACATGAATCTTGTTAGGCTTTTGGGCTGCTGCattgaaggagaagaaaagatacTGCTCTACGAATACATGCCTAACAAAAGCCTGGACTTCCTCCTCTTTG atccaacccAAGGAAAGCTTTTAGATTGGGGAAAACGCATCCACATCATTGATGGAATTGCTCAAGGGCTTCTCTATCTTCACAAGTACTCCAGATTGAGAGTTATTCACAGAGATCTTAAAGCCAGTAACATTctcttggatggtgagatgaacCCCAAGATATCAGACTTTGGCATGGCGAGAATTTTTGGGCGAAATGAATCAGAGGCAAATACAAATAGGGTTGTTGGCACTTA TGGTTATATGTCTCCTGAGTATGCAATGGAGGGCCTTTTCTCAGAGAAATCTGACGTCTTTAGCTTCGGAGTCTTACTTCTAGAGATTGTCAGTGGCAAGAAGAACACCAACTTTTATCATTCTGATAGGTCTCTAAACCTTCTCGGATAT GCATGGGAATTGTGGAAGGATGGTAGGGTCTCGGAGTTGATGGACCCAATGTTAGGTGATACATCTACTGGCTCTGACATTTTGAGATTCATCCAAATGGGACTCTTATGTGTGCAGGAAAGTGCGAGGGATAGACCCACCATGTCCAATGTTGTTTCTATGCTTAGTAACAAAATGGCAACGTTGGCTAATCCGAAACGACCTGCATTCTTTCTAGGAAGAAGGGGGTTTGAGGAGAATTCATCTAAAAGCAGAACAGAGAATTGTTCCAATAATGATGTAACTATTTCTGTGATAGAAGCTAGATAG